The sequence tcggggctattcaccctcgaggcgagtactagtataacgtgaagagtctatctctccattgaaaatttagaatcaaagatttccttatacggaagtacgagtgtaatacgagagaagtttccacctcggtgtgagcataacaggtatattgtagttcgttgataaaactgtgcgaggacgagatagtattcatgtataacgtatgtttgaagttgaaagaattcgtcattcattcggaagcataaatatggttcgacaatattcgaaggtgtgtccccggtatggttgttgtcagtactttcggagttttcagatgtccaaacatgaatagatgaagtcatgtacatggcacatggtggtgtttaggttgatcgagtctaaccaccatcacgtgtcactagaactttggtatgtcttaccgtaatataaccacgttgatcgagtgtcgttatattacgctaactcatacctccattcccacatcactccataacatcaagttcgtgtaactgtgaagatctagaatgaacaaagtgtaacgacgtctcaaacgtgactcgtattaaatcgaaagaatttctgcaattctaaagaagcgttccccgagggaagtgtataaatgtttgttcacgtcaatgcggttcgagtcagacaataacccATTTTTCATGCAAGGAATGATGTTTTATCTTAGATTGATTTGTTGCAGGCGGATTTAAATCGCAACCACTACTTTATTGCTATTGTAGCAGGCACAACTTATATGGACTATCATGGAGGCAAATGTACAATCAGATAAAACAAAGTACCCCGTGATGATTTATGCTTGATATTCACGAAATGATTGGCGAGTAGGGATTGGCGTGACTTTGGCTAGATGCTGCCTACGCAGTGAACATTGGCTAGAGGGATTGGCGTGAGATTGGTGCTAACGTTGAAAATGTTCTAAGATATTAATAACACAACATTGTCATTAGTGTTTAATAGCACAACATTTGTTCTTTCTTACCATGGTGGAGACACGTGGGGCTTACACTTGAGGATCAAAAAATTCTTTTTACAACCATTTGACTTCCGAGCCGTAATCAACCTATCTGTAGATCTGATCCCCTTGGAGTTGTGTTTAAAAAACTTGAAGATCTAATCACCGGATACGTTAGGTCTTTACTAACACCCGGAGTAAGCCTTTGTGAGACTCGTATATGCCAATAATGGGATATTCCATTGAGGTAGTTCACGGGCATCTCACTCTTACATGATGTGTTTGGTGAGATGACAAAGACAATACAGGGCTTGCATGTCTTTGCTCATCTAAACGTTTTGAGCACTCTAGCACAATTATACGTGTAGCATTATGCACTCTTTTGGGACCCAGTCCATCTTTGGTCTAGTGTTGTATAATTATTGGGATAACTGTTATGTAAGAAAAGTATATTGCAACATCCTTCCTTTCTACTAAAAGCTACATTTCTGTGTAATAATAGTCTTCCTGATCATGATATATAAAGGTTTAGCCACCCGTGAACTTAAAAAATATGTACACAAATTGGCACGAAACTAACTCAAACAAGTTGCTTAGATCATTATTACGATGATACATAGTTTTTTAGCGATACATAATATGGAGAACACAAGAAAGTAAAGGAAGAATAAAAACACAAAACTCACTCAACCATAGCACCAATGGCGGAACTTGAAATTTATTTTTGAGGGTAAAATGAAGAACAAATGATTTGGAGATCAAGTGTAAAttacagaagaaaaaaaaagacgATCTAGTCAGAGTACTCAAATTTTAGGATCCGCCCCAGCATTACACGGTTTCTAAGCTAAACACAGTGAGACCTACTTTTGTACAATTTTCTAGGATTTGGACAAACAAAATGAGACTTGTTCGGCATAACCTGGCATATGATCGAGTTGGATGAAAATGGTGTTCAGAGTAAATGAAACTTATGAATGTTTCATGTATAAAAAATTATCACCTCTTTCTTGAAGGAATTTGTATCATCAAGACGGTTTTATGATGGCATAAGAAGTATCATTTGGCTTGATATTCAAGCCTTTTGAAATGCACGAGATGAGGCTCCGTGTAGAAGTCGGATGAACCCCAAGAAACTCAGCTTTCCGTCCGCATGTCTAATCCAATCTTGAAGAACTACATGAACTGGTATTGATGGGCTAAGTCCAAGTTCCTACAtttattataaaaacaatatatgtatattgtaatcttgataatatataatatatgaagaaTAATATCAGAAAAGAAAATCAGGTTATGCCTTATCATTAAAACGGATAAGTGGGTAAATGGATAAAGTCTTCCCTGTTCAGGCTACACGCAGAGGGTGAGAATACTAACTCAAATGCACGCAGCCTAACAGGTTATCCCGTAACTTTATCCCGTGACTGTTTTCGGCCCTTTCCTTAGGCAACTCAAGATACTCTTAAGGTTTGAACCTAATAAGATATCATAATCCCAACCACTATGCTATTTAGGATGCCTTGTAATTAAGAAAtagcaagcaaaaaaaaaaaaaaaaaagaaggaaaaCAAAAACAATTAACAAACAAAAAGTTCTCAATAGTATGTATACCGAGGCAAGTTCTTCAATCATGATAGGATGGTTTCCGTCCTTCTCAAAGAGCTCATAGGCACGACGTGCGACTTGTTCCCAGTTTTCCATTGCTTCAAGCTGATGAATGCTAATGGCTGCTGCTCCAAATTCCTCAAAGTCAAACTTCTTATATTGAAGAGAACTCATCTGTAAAAAAACAATTGTTACTATTCATTTCATGTTAATGTTATTCTTTTCTTTATGACTACTAAGATAAGATAATATATGAGAAAATTACCGTATGTACAAAATCCAGCACACGTGAGTCCTTTACGGCATCAGTACAGTTCTTCATCAACGCCTGCAGAATTGTAATAAGTTTAAACTGGCACCCAGAGAGGTACAAATTACCACTCTTGGCAAACAACGATGAAAAAGACCCACCGATTTGAAGTTCTGCATGGAAATAAATCCACTTCTGTTTGGACCTAGGGACATGAATTGGTCACGAAGGTAACCTAGCTCTGTAATTGTCAAAGTCTTCGCAACAGCCTGCCAAGTAACATAAAAAAGTTCAACTAAAAGTTTGCTAGCTCCAAataagttgactttgactttcaatgTCAAAAGAAATAATATTGAAACTCTAAATATTAAAAATCTCATTAGAAATATTCATGAATAAGTTAATTGAAAGAACGAGTGTACTACTTTTTAATGTCAAGGTAAAGCGAACGTTTAATAATGCAGGTCAAAGTACATATTTTTGGAAGTCAAGATATAGAGTATATACCCCTAAAGCGGCTTTTCTTAAAGGAGAGGAAGATATATACGCTTTTACAGTCTTGTAGATTATCATGTCCAACGGTATTCTCACGTCATGATAATTGGCCAACCATGGATGACCTAATCAAGAAAAACACAAAATTATTGATTGCATTCCATATGTTTTATTTTGTTTATACTACGTACTAAATTACCTGTCAAGTCAAATGTTACAATTTCAAATAATGAAGAAAGTATACTTTGCGTTTTCCATAAAAGGGAGCAGAAACTTACTTAGAGCTTGAGAAGCAGTCAGTCTCTTGCGGTAATCTTTGTTCAATAACCTTTTGACAAAGTCAACCGCGTCGGTTGACAAAGAAGGCCACGGGGTTTCGTCAAAATCTGGGTCAGCCTTGAGGACGGCCCGAAAAATTCCAGACTCGGTCCGGACCCAAAAGGGCCGACTTCCACAAAGAAGAATATAAGCAATAACACCAATACTCCACATATCAGCTTCTGTCCCATATGATCTATGTAGAACCTCAGGAGCTACATAATATGAACTTCCAACTATATCATTTAACCTCTCATCTGCACGTATATCACCATTAGTCAATAAAAAAAGTCAAAGTAAACTAGAAGTGCTTAAGtgcataaaaacaaaaagaaaataaTATATGAGTATAAGCTACTGACCTGGCTTTACATAGTCAGAGAGTCCAAAGTCAATGGCTTTAAGGAGTGAATGTTCGTCCTTAGATGTAAACAAAAAATTCTGATGAAAACCGTACAAGTATCAGCAAAAGTTTGTACCCCAAACAAATGTAACATGTTAATTGCAGTTTTAAACTACCCCATACTTGTTTCATAGTTTTGTAATAACGACATAAACGCGTAACATACAAAAAGTTGTGAAAAATACTCCGTATCACTTATTTACCTCGGGCTTGAGGTCGCGATGAACCACTCCTTGAAGATGACAATATGCAGTAACACTTAAAATTTGGACCATAACAGCCTTTGCATCTTCTTCGGAGTATTTTCCACCCCtacaatcataatcatattatttagTTTACACAATGACCAAAATAATGCAATTGTCAATGGTTAATTGCCCCTAAATAAATTGGTATATGTGTACCTGGCAAGTATCCGATCTAATAGTTCACCTCCTTTACATAACCTGCAAAAAAGACCATACAAACATGAGCATTATTATGCCTTCAAAGTTCAAAACAAATATCATGTGATGTTAGATGTCTGAAATATCATCCGAAGTGACAAATTATGGAGAGTCAACACTTACTCCATAACTATATAGACATTGTCTTCATCCTCATAAGCATCATAAAACTGAACTAAATTGTCATGCCCCGTTAAAGCCTTTAATATTTTCACTTCTCTCCTTGCATCTTCAATAGCAATTACCGTTGTCAACTGCAACATCCACAATTCTATCAAGAAATGGgcatataaagtttaaagtttcACCATATTTTACCTAAATACCAAGACTGTTCTAGTAGCTTCTAAAAGTTCAATGCAATACAAGTTCAAGTATCTACTTCAGCTATCAAGtaaatagataatagataatatCATGGCACAGGCTATAATAGATTAACAGACAGATGAAAAAGAACCAAACTTTATATCTTGCAAATAGCAATTGTTTGATCGAAATAACGGAATCGAACCTTTGATTTGGGAATAACTTTAACAGCAACATCATGGCCTTTCATACTACCTTTCTTTCCCTTTGCAGTACAAGTATACCCAAAATGTCCCCTACCCACTTCCTCTCCAAGCTCATAATGACTTAATAGTTGCTTAGAATACCCAAAATTCTTATCTAATCCAACCTCAAATTCCTTTCCTTCAGGAATTGAGGCTTCATTAGGCTTAATAGACCCATGTCTTCTTGCAAGCAAAGACCGAATATGCTTCGCGGGCGATGGTGGTGCGAAAGAGCGCTTAAATATACGAAGAGGGGTCGAAACGATACTCGAATTCGCAGGAGAGTTCTTGAAAGCACTACTGTTGTGAAAGGGGCTAGGGCTGTAGTATGGAAATGATGATTTCCCGGTTGAATTCGATGTTCTTGGTTCGATTTCATTTGGGAAATCGTCATTTTCCAGTTGGCTTTCAGGGGTTTGATTGGGTTTTCCTTGACAAAGTCCCATGGATTCACAAACAAAAGATCAAAGTAATGGAGTTTTATAATTGTGTAAGGTCCAAGAAAAAAAAGGCTATTTTATTGAACAAAAGAGTAAAATATATATTGGATTGTGTAAATTTACACAATAAGATTAAAGCAAGAGGCTTTTATGAGGTTCAAGGTTCAAGAAACATGTAATTCATTGAGCAAAATAGCAAAATTTGATGAACTGAAGTCAAGAAAGTAACTTTAAGAATCAACACTCCAATTTCTTTGAAATTCAGTAAACGCCCATAAAAATTGGAATGAATTCTTAGCTTCCTAATAGAACCCAATTAAAACAAGGCAAAATTTATGAAAATAATTATGTGACCAAATAATTCCTGCATAAACAGAGTAATGAAAAGATCAAGACTTTAAAACCAATTTTAAATTTCTGATAATAGATACAATAATGACAATAGATAATAATAATGTCGGAAAAAGAAAAACTTACCAGAAGACATAATTGAGCAAGAGTTCCACCTGAATAATTATAAAGAGATTGTTGAGTGAGAAAGGGAAAAAAAAAGACGTTGAGAAATAGAAGAAAAAAACTTGAGAAGTTAAGGTAAAGTTGAAGTGTTGTGAGACTAAGGAACGAACACGAAAAAGTGAACGAAATAGAAACAATAAAATAAAGGCAATGAATTGAAAACCACCCATTCTTTCTTTGCTTTACTTAGTAGGGATCGTAATGGTCACATGATACACCGGATATTCACTCAATAGATTCGTTTCGTGATTGATATGAATAAGGTTGTAAAAAACGCGAGTCGAGGACGCATCGGTCAAGACCTTAAAGGGACGAGTCAGTTGAGACGGAAACGCAACGGGAAGGCGTCGGGCGTTGACGAACGTTAACCTTTTAaaataattttattatatatatttataaataatatcatATAGAAATCGAAActtaaaatataaactatatttagaataaacatgaacaattaacagtattacaaaataaaaatataatattttttacttcgaccgactttgaccgactttttaccttTGAACGTTTATTTAACCACGACGCGTCGGCCATGCCTAAAAACCATGTGTCGGCCGATGCTCCGGTCAAGTCGGACGACTTTTGCAACAGTAGATATGAATGGACCTAAATATATATGAATACGAATATTAatgaatctaaatggatatggataaaaAGTTTCATCCATAGATATATCCattaacactatatatatatatatatatatatatatatatatatatatatatatatatatatatatatatatatatatatatatatatatatatatacaaataaataaatattgatatatgtttatatatttactATTACACATGCATTTACCAATAGATTTAGATTTTGCTTTCAACATTATAATGAAACAACTATGATATATTACAATAAAGcacgtatatctaacaaaataaacatacaaattatatatttaattttacatAATTTATGTTTAATAGTATATTCAACAAATGTTCTATTGACAAAGATTACAATAATATTGTGTATAAATTTTaaatatgtcatgttatatttatttttgctatactaCGTTTTCCTTTTCATCACATATTAGGAGatattataatattttttaaaTCGAATAGATATTCATTAACCCGCCTAATCaagtggatatgaatatggatggatgaattaaaattaaatgaatatgattatggataaataaaaactaaataGGTATGGATACGACACCACCCGATCtaatccgatccattgtcatccgtATCCTCtactattattattttctttttctttttaaaaataaACGGAAACAAATAAGCAAGATTTTCTTTTGCTCCCAACCATGAAAGGCTTTTAGCTGTCACATCAGTACTTATTCACCGAGACTAATCCAGGACTAAACACTCCTAATTATGACATACTTCTACAATACCtgtaattatttttttatattatcttttttaaattataaaattaaataattataattattaaaattagaaGTATTTATttgaataaaattaaaatttcattaaaaattaaaaacattacaataattaaaatatTAGAATAATTTAcatatgacaataattaaaataacgTTAATTAAAATACGACATCAATTTAAATGCTAGAAAATAAATAATCAAACTACCCGTCTTCGTTCGACTCTTTGCAAATTTTTTCTTAATTTTCTCTTGAGCCTTCATTAGCATCGCGTATTCGTCGGGAGGCAAGTTACGTGAAACCGATTTGAAAAGAAGATTCAAACCTTGAAACATTGTACGCATCTCGCtttcttcacatagtttttccaggATTTTATGTGTAACTTGTTGTGAAGTTTCATCGGATTAAGCTATCTTTAATCGTACTTTATCGGACAACATACGACTCACGACATCAGATGAGTACGAATCCCTATGACTTTTTGCTCGACTTGGTGGGTATCAGATTGGGAtccttaaattaaattttaaattgCCCGGAATTCGGGTTCGTGTTTGTGTGTAGGTTTGAACTTTCATCTCCCAAATTAATTGGAAAATCTTCGACTTCTTTTCTTTTTTTTGGTTGGCGTAATACCTTTACCGGCTAAAACTTCTGGGCAATCTCTTAGAACTCACCACACATCCTCATAATTAAACGTCCTTTTAGTTTGTTGCTTAAACATTTTTTGTAAcatccgcgttttgggcctagttgaaatgaccatgGTACCattgggtatggcgtaattagtgattttaataattgtaTGGTTATAATTAATtgtgtatttggttaagaccagtttgtgacaagggtcacaaaaatGGTTCGTTTGTTAGATTTGGACTCTGTTAGGGTTgctaaattaagtacgaaagatattagataactggtaaatacccgtgtgttatggggtatgggtttataacccacataAGTGTGTAATATCTGCTTCTTTCTTCccatttttagacatttctcaaaACTAAACCGTACATAAACTTCATATATTCAtaaaccctaattgaatctaagcTAGAAATTAGATCAAGAGACTTTAAGGAGTGATtattatcatccttgtgatcatttatccaggtttgttagcttgaattcgtgctttaattcatagaaattgggtttttggTGTAAATGagtttttgatgaattttgagcttgaatcttcatattatgtgtttgtatgtgttaattgatgttataaatagttgttatatagtttatgtgatgtttttgaagtggttttagtgttagaacttgcaaaaatcgagtttttgggccaaaatggcaaaaatcagcgtACAGGAgatgttcttcagctcccacacgagtgacaggtcactcgTTCGAGTGACCACACGTTTGAGGCTCAATCACGTGGTTgaagactcactcgcacgagtgaggtctcatccgcgcgagtgagcactggtcagcgtttggtaaaattgaaaagggcgtaactatcaaaccgtaactccgtttttgatgaatcaaatatcgttggaatcgtattgaagagtaattttcaatggtaaacttttaagaaaccgtatcaaactttattttggtcagaaaaagggattttagggtgtatgccttgttttgcacacatgtgagtgtcgttattgattgaatttatgatgtagacttatcatacagTGAATACATGACTGTATGTGTTGATTTATAGTATGTAATAATGTTTGATGTTGTGTATTTTGGGTTGAAACCAGTCTAAATagttgctgctactgttcttcatcactcacaCGAGCGagcattcactcgtacggttgaggtagtcaaccgtgtggtgaaccgtgcaaGTGAGTGGTGATAGGAACTTATgctttgattgtgatgatacgtacgaTTGAGACGTGACTCGCACGAGTCACTAGTCACTCGTGagatgaaccgtacggatcagatTAGTCATTGTAgaatgtttggtcatagaccaaactgtaagatcctgttttcttaggTGTTTGGGACGCCATCCAAAAATATGGGACGCCGTCTAATTGTAAAGGCTGAAcgccgtccagaatcctggacgccgtccagttgaactggcgggccagctgtgttcttttagatattaaatggggctagtttggtcttttcacttgttggacAAATCTAAGGCCACAaaatcagttctaggagcctcattcactccactttcaactacctcctccttccacttcaattctagagagagagtgattcttgtgtgagaaagctcaaatcgaggaaAAAGAAGTTGATctcgggccaaagcgcgtgtgttaaagttgttcatctaatcaataGCTTCGTTGTGattatagtggtatgctctaatcttgatttccttattttaatttgtttaaggattagggtttgggttagtgatgaacacaaaacccatatttggtgattttggatgttcttgggtaagattgggtcatgaggacccaaggatgactaacctagggttttgaaaatgttaaatggacttatgagtcataattggttagttaattactagcacacctagttattaagcaaatgggtgttaattgggttagtggatgacctgaaatgggtgtgtgactttaaaatggttaaatgggtaacaattgacctagttgggaaatatgggtatgaaataccctaattgtgtattagttagtgttgtggaccttagtcactagcttttagtgatatgtgatggtcttgaccttaaatggacggttggtgaaattggggcatttaatgcatttaagtcattaaatgcacatgagtgaatggttggtgtttagtccaactagtttgtgtgttgattgagtacttattgtaataggtgcgttatgttgaaggttgcgagcttggtttGACGTTCACCgacggcgttaaggtgagtggaataattatgcatgtgtgtatatagtgtatttatttgtgtgttatggtatgaaccacggagccggtagtaccatagtatgtgtgagtgtattatgctgtgaaccacggagccggtagcatcatggtacgtgtgtcgtagtatgaaccacggagccggtaacactatagcacgagtcgttaaagtgtgaaccacggagccggtagcactataaaatgagatgtgaaccacggagccggtagcatcaaagtgtgaaccacggagccggtagcactataaaatgaagtgtgaaccacggagccggtagcactataaaagagtatgactcaaatgcgtagtgacgtgaaccacggagccagtagcgtcatagcattgcgtatggtgtgaaccacggagccggtagcaccatgacgcgagtatggttaaccatatagtttgtgtatttgTTGTtgtgtagcataatatattatttcggtgaatctactattgattatgctagttgtggtatttggaggttattagcttatactcggagtttgtATGATAATTGTTATATACTAGCGATATTAcagtgtgtgtaagtgtatgcaagtaggtatattatatatgtatgtgtataactattgcattcactaagctttagcttaccctctcgttgtttacctttttaggctccggcgtggacaagggcaaagatATTCGTCTggaatagtagtggctctcgggggttttaacttttggaagttcgaccaagatttaggtagtttaaccccaaacaccatgctctagtgtcgtttggaaattaaactagaatggtcgaaacttgtatttttgtacaaaatgtgtaattcgggccgatgtgggcccggcgatgtaaaacttgttttgatgatggaaatctcttagtttaacttattatgacacgttgtgaaaaggttttcgtttaaaagtgtcgggaagcgggttttcagctcatgtaagttggaccccgGAGACAGCaagctttagttcatttggacgccgtccagatcctctggacgccgtccaagccttctTTGCTAGACGCCGtctagataactggacgccgtccagatgtgttgattCAGAAAagttttttttaaggcgtgtttttgagataacgaactcgggttgttacaattggtatcagagcatggtctaagggatttaagcgacttgagataggtgcctagacttagactttattgtatatgcgcgttatgcgggacatgtaggagacgggtcggaccgggaattggttagtgcctaggtttaggtgaactaactatgcgctaattgttttgtgttgtgttttacgatcatcaagcgagatagacgttgtactagcaagttaatgcgacgtgctcacgtaacaatgattagctaccaatgttacgggttcaaatcgtgtcaaacgagtgatgtacgacgattgttgagcaagatggggcggtgaggtgtatatgtatatatttgtgtcttgtcctctcgtttcattgtttaatctatttccgttttatagtatgaagacgagaaacggactcgagaacaatgatggaggtaccgaacttcgaccgatcttactagacttgaggacgagttgcgtgccttgaggcaagggtcgatggatttgaacactctcaaatccgttttcttgtcaaagacccaattttgcccggagtatgtcgggaatgataaaatgttgaaagaagacttctatcgaaccttgaacgatagttatcaagaaaagattagtgtaagcgtggtaaaaagttttgatgagttgttcaatatggccaaaggttttgaggcgcttgtgttgagaaaaagtggctttacgtttggcaaaaggaagtttgaagctactagtcattcgaacaagaaaagtaagggtgcgagtgagagtgttggtagtgtgaagaatggTACATCCGGGGgttttggacccaaatgttataattgtgggagacaaggacacatggctcgcgattgcaccaagccatcttctacaaccaaactcacttgttataattgtggtaaggaagggtaccgaaggtcggagtgtcccgatttgaacaccgatcatgttaagaagttggagaaggcggcgggtacggctaggggaggaaactatttgatgaccaatgatgaggtcaagcaatccaacgaagttgtctcaggtactttcatggttaactctaatccagcaaggatCCTATtttatagcggtgctaatttgttgtttgtttctccaagattcgtgcctaaactaaataagccgctagctaagttgagtcaaccggtagaagttgaaatagcggatggtaagacggtgctaggggttgatgtgcgtaatgattgtgatattgtgtttggttccgaaacgtttaaaattgatcttatcccgatgaccttgggtgaatttgatattgtcgttggtatggattggctcgatcgttatagagccgatattgcatgccatgagaaa comes from Rutidosis leptorrhynchoides isolate AG116_Rl617_1_P2 chromosome 4, CSIRO_AGI_Rlap_v1, whole genome shotgun sequence and encodes:
- the LOC139840160 gene encoding CDPK-related kinase 7-like; this encodes MGLCQGKPNQTPESQLENDDFPNEIEPRTSNSTGKSSFPYYSPSPFHNSSAFKNSPANSSIVSTPLRIFKRSFAPPSPAKHIRSLLARRHGSIKPNEASIPEGKEFEVGLDKNFGYSKQLLSHYELGEEVGRGHFGYTCTAKGKKGSMKGHDVAVKVIPKSKLTTVIAIEDARREVKILKALTGHDNLVQFYDAYEDEDNVYIVMELCKGGELLDRILARGGKYSEEDAKAVMVQILSVTAYCHLQGVVHRDLKPENFLFTSKDEHSLLKAIDFGLSDYVKPDERLNDIVGSSYYVAPEVLHRSYGTEADMWSIGVIAYILLCGSRPFWVRTESGIFRAVLKADPDFDETPWPSLSTDAVDFVKRLLNKDYRKRLTASQALSHPWLANYHDVRIPLDMIIYKTVKAYISSSPLRKAALGAVAKTLTITELGYLRDQFMSLGPNRSGFISMQNFKSALMKNCTDAVKDSRVLDFVHTMSSLQYKKFDFEEFGAAAISIHQLEAMENWEQVARRAYELFEKDGNHPIMIEELASELGLSPSIPVHVVLQDWIRHADGKLSFLGFIRLLHGASSRAFQKA